A single Streptococcus thermophilus DNA region contains:
- a CDS encoding cell division site-positioning protein MapZ family protein, with product MSEDKTQNGYEESQELDFQDAKEMTVGEAVRKEAEINAGVTETDSILDKYIKQHREEVTSQKFSKKIEADGDTSPLDAFIQKQRQEFADSGLIGQTLANESTNSTTADETVTPITSGFGTTETKADDTRAPVDSEITVKPESESSETIITSTNADRFITSESEKFDLGEALAATTTSTNQQVDNTAMVDNVDDPKPESTLPADDKASEPQASKPLLEDVEVSETIDSEAIATTVAGVTGVKADEAKATPKVSMTVSRPSAEDKISSGSISPSHKGVFDGDIPVYRRKGVVIGALTVLALAIIGGSYALYKVTHSQSAKTTSTASSAVISSSSKGASASDNKAFEDMYKNFFTDDEQTKLANDQFGKLSDLEKLLKKLEKTKYYDAAKTKYDNLKKQIEAIEKVNSKYESDALVDGSYNASISVKSDANFNDLSERVTNTGNASLDSIIQEVIKGGKTQLEEKGKAASATSAVTASESVNTATPSGDNTSGAANSGVTGTAGGVSSGTAATSTVVTRGIMNYNPSILQRDRSRVPYNANVVADTSNPAWTWANGVLDKIIATSHSRGYFSGDNFILEPVNIINGNGYYNMYLPDGTYLFSINCKTGYFVGNGSGHSDKLDY from the coding sequence GTGTCAGAAGATAAAACACAAAATGGCTATGAAGAAAGCCAAGAGTTAGATTTCCAAGATGCCAAGGAAATGACAGTCGGTGAGGCTGTCCGCAAAGAAGCTGAGATTAATGCTGGTGTAACCGAAACAGATAGTATTTTGGATAAGTATATTAAGCAACATCGTGAAGAAGTTACCTCACAAAAATTCTCAAAGAAAATTGAAGCAGATGGCGATACATCACCCTTGGATGCCTTCATTCAAAAGCAACGTCAGGAATTTGCTGATTCAGGTTTGATTGGTCAAACATTGGCTAATGAGTCAACTAACTCAACGACTGCTGACGAAACAGTAACACCTATTACATCTGGTTTTGGCACAACTGAAACTAAGGCAGATGATACTCGAGCTCCTGTTGACTCTGAAATCACTGTGAAACCAGAAAGTGAAAGCTCTGAAACCATCATAACATCAACTAATGCTGATCGTTTTATCACGTCAGAATCAGAAAAATTTGATCTTGGTGAAGCCCTTGCTGCGACGACTACCTCAACTAATCAACAAGTTGATAACACTGCTATGGTAGACAATGTTGATGATCCGAAACCAGAAAGTACTTTACCTGCTGATGACAAGGCTTCTGAACCACAAGCCTCTAAACCTCTGTTGGAAGATGTTGAAGTCTCAGAAACAATCGACTCAGAAGCTATTGCCACAACAGTTGCTGGTGTAACAGGAGTTAAAGCTGATGAAGCAAAAGCGACACCAAAAGTGTCTATGACAGTTAGTCGTCCATCAGCAGAAGATAAAATCTCTTCAGGGTCTATTTCTCCATCTCATAAAGGTGTCTTTGATGGTGATATTCCAGTTTATCGCCGTAAGGGTGTTGTTATAGGTGCTCTCACGGTTCTTGCTCTAGCTATAATTGGTGGGAGCTATGCTCTTTATAAAGTAACACATAGCCAATCTGCGAAAACTACAAGCACTGCTTCTTCAGCAGTGATATCATCATCAAGCAAGGGCGCATCAGCTTCTGATAATAAAGCCTTCGAAGACATGTATAAGAATTTCTTCACAGATGATGAGCAAACAAAACTAGCTAATGATCAATTTGGTAAGCTATCAGACTTGGAAAAACTACTTAAAAAATTGGAAAAAACCAAGTATTATGATGCAGCTAAGACCAAATACGATAACTTGAAGAAACAAATCGAAGCTATTGAAAAAGTCAATAGTAAGTATGAATCAGATGCTCTTGTAGACGGTAGCTATAATGCCTCTATCTCAGTTAAATCTGATGCAAACTTTAATGATCTTTCAGAACGTGTAACAAATACTGGCAATGCTAGTCTTGATAGCATTATCCAAGAAGTCATTAAGGGCGGTAAAACACAGCTTGAAGAAAAGGGTAAGGCTGCAAGTGCAACGTCTGCAGTGACAGCTTCTGAAAGTGTTAATACTGCTACTCCTTCGGGAGATAACACATCTGGAGCAGCTAATTCAGGTGTAACAGGTACGGCTGGTGGAGTTTCTAGTGGTACAGCTGCAACTTCAACAGTTGTGACACGTGGCATCATGAATTACAATCCATCTATCCTTCAACGTGATCGCTCTCGTGTGCCTTATAATGCAAACGTAGTAGCGGATACAAGTAATCCAGCTTGGACTTGGGCTAATGGTGTTCTTGATAAGATTATTGCAACATCTCACTCACGTGGGTACTTCTCAGGA
- a CDS encoding THUMP domain-containing class I SAM-dependent RNA methyltransferase: MKETFTLVATAAAGLESVVGRELRELGYETQVENGKVRFQGDVRAIAETNLWLRAADRIKIVVGEFPARTFEELFQGVFALDWENYLPLGAKFPISKAKCVKSKLHNEPSVQAISKKAVVKKLQKYFHRPEGVPLQETGAEFKIEVSILKDKATILIDTTGASLFKRGYRTDKGGAPIKENMAAAILELSNWYPDKPLIDPTCGSGTFCIEAAMIGMNIAPGFNRDFAFEAWNWVGKDLVQSVRDEADSKANYDVALDIMGCDIDSRMVEIAKANAREAGLEDVVKFKQMRLQDLKTDKINGVIISNPPYGERLLDDKAVDILYNEMGQTFAPLKTWSKFILTSDEQFESKYGMKADKKRKLYNGTLRVDLYQYFGERVRRSEARKVN, translated from the coding sequence ATGAAAGAAACATTTACATTAGTAGCAACTGCTGCAGCCGGACTTGAATCTGTGGTTGGACGTGAACTACGTGAGTTGGGGTATGAGACCCAGGTTGAAAATGGTAAGGTGCGTTTTCAGGGTGATGTTCGTGCGATTGCTGAAACTAACCTTTGGTTGAGAGCTGCAGACCGTATCAAGATTGTGGTGGGTGAGTTTCCAGCACGTACTTTTGAGGAGCTTTTTCAGGGAGTTTTTGCTTTGGACTGGGAAAATTATCTTCCCTTAGGTGCAAAGTTCCCAATTTCAAAAGCTAAATGTGTTAAATCAAAGCTTCATAATGAGCCGTCTGTTCAGGCGATTTCTAAAAAAGCTGTCGTTAAAAAACTACAGAAGTATTTCCACCGTCCGGAAGGAGTGCCTCTTCAAGAAACAGGTGCGGAATTTAAGATTGAAGTTTCTATCTTAAAGGATAAGGCTACTATTTTAATTGATACTACAGGCGCTAGTCTTTTTAAGCGTGGTTATCGTACTGATAAAGGTGGGGCACCTATTAAAGAAAATATGGCAGCTGCTATTCTTGAACTTAGCAACTGGTATCCTGACAAACCTTTGATTGACCCAACTTGTGGTTCGGGGACCTTCTGTATTGAAGCTGCTATGATTGGAATGAATATTGCACCAGGTTTTAATCGTGATTTTGCTTTTGAGGCATGGAATTGGGTGGGTAAAGATTTAGTACAGTCAGTACGAGATGAAGCTGATAGCAAGGCAAATTACGATGTTGCATTAGACATTATGGGGTGTGATATTGATAGCCGTATGGTTGAGATTGCTAAGGCTAATGCTCGCGAAGCTGGTCTTGAAGATGTTGTTAAATTCAAACAAATGCGTTTACAGGACTTGAAAACAGATAAAATAAACGGTGTCATTATTTCAAATCCTCCTTATGGGGAGCGCTTGTTGGATGACAAGGCCGTGGATATCTTGTATAATGAAATGGGTCAAACTTTTGCGCCGCTTAAAACGTGGAGCAAGTTTATCTTGACCAGTGATGAACAATTTGAAAGTAAATACGGCATGAAAGCTGATAAAAAACGTAAGCTTTATAACGGAACACTTCGCGTTGATTTGTATCAATATTTTGGAGAGCGTGTTCGCCGTTCTGAGGCTAGAAAGGTAAATTAA
- the gpsB gene encoding cell division regulator GpsB, with translation MAKINLTPKKIYEQEFKTSIRGYDKTEVDEFLDDVIKDYTVYIALVKELQEENAKLKAKGTSAPASRPAYASSTSEPSHATANIASASNYDILKRISRLEKEVFGKQIVE, from the coding sequence ATGGCTAAGATTAATTTAACGCCCAAGAAAATCTACGAACAAGAATTTAAAACAAGCATACGTGGATACGATAAAACAGAAGTTGATGAGTTTCTAGATGATGTGATCAAAGATTACACTGTCTACATTGCTCTAGTTAAGGAATTGCAAGAAGAAAATGCAAAACTGAAGGCTAAGGGAACATCGGCTCCTGCAAGCCGTCCCGCATATGCAAGTTCGACAAGTGAACCATCACATGCCACTGCCAATATTGCTTCGGCTTCAAACTATGATATCTTAAAACGTATCAGTCGTTTGGAAAAAGAGGTCTTTGGAAAACAAATCGTCGAATAA